The sequence TCACCGGCACGATCAACCCTTCTTCTAACGCTACAGCCACTCCCACACTGATGTGCTCTTGCGTACGTAGCGTGTCGCCTTCCAGGGCAGCATTCATGCGTGGATGTTGCTTTAAGGCATGAGCGCAGGCCTGTACGATGAAGTCGGTATACGTGGCGTTGAACTCACGCTGCACCTCCTGGCGGCGATCGATCAACTGTGTGACATCGACTTCCGTTGTGATGGTAAGCTGGGCGCTGCCTTGCAGGCTCTTGTGCATGCGCTCGGCAATCACTTTGCGCATGCCACGGAGCGGCGCGCTTTGGACTGCGGTTGGTGTAGGGGTGGTCGAAGCCACCGGTGCTGGAGCAGGTGCGGGTGCCGCCGCTGCTGCGCTGATCGCTTTCTCTATATCTTCGCGCGTGACGCGACCGCCGGGTCCAGTGCCCGCGACCCGTGCCAAGTCAACCTTATGTTCCTGCGCCAGTTTACGCGCCGCCGGGGTTACCGGCGCACCTTCGCGGCGGCCGCTAACAGAAGACACAGCCGCAGGTGCGGCGCTCGCAGTTGGCGCAGCCGTTACGGTCGCCGCTGCCGCTTGCGGAGCACCGCCGCCATACTTTGCCGCGACCTCGGCAACGTTCTCGCCAGGTGCGGCAATGACCGCCACCGGCAAGCCGACCGGCACCACCGCTTCGAGCGGGTAGAGCAGTTTCGCTACCGTCCCGGTCGCGGAAGACTCGACCTCGTAGAGCACTTTTTCGGTTTCCACCTCAAACAACGGCTCCCCAGTTTTAATAGCATCGCCTTCGGCCTTGAACCATTTCTGGATCGTGCCCTCGGTCATGGTCAAACCGAACTTGGGCATGGTTGCTTCTACCGCCACGACTCCTCCTCATTATTAGCAATCAGCGATCAGCAATCAGCTCGGAAATGAATCAAACCGCATCCTTGTCTGGCTGACGGCTGATGGCTTTTTATCCCACCAGCTCCTTCACCGCCGCTATGATCTTCGCCTCGTCGGGCAGCACGAACTTTTCCATCGGCGGACTGAAGGGAATCGGTACGTCCGGCGCGGTGAGTCGTTTCACCGGCGCATCGAGCGAATCGAATCCTTTGTCGGCAATGACCGCCGCAATTTCCGCCGCCGCCCCGGCGCGGAGGTGCCCTTCGTCCACGACGAGCACTTTGTGCGTCTTGGCCACCGAGTTCAGAATGATCTCTTCATCGAGGGGAATCAGCGAGCGAGGATCGACCACCTCGACGGAAATGCCTTCCTGTTCCAGTTTTTTCGCCGCCGCCAAGGCTTTCGACACCATCAGGCCGATAGCTACGACGGTAATGTCCGTGCCTTCGCGTTTGACCTCGCCTTTGCCGATCGGCACGGTGTAATCTTCGTCAGGGACCGACCCTTTCATGCGGCCTAGGCCCATGTGCTCGAAGACCAGCACGGGATTGTTGTCGCGGATCGCGCTCTTCAACAACCCTTTCATATCGTAGGGGTTCGAGGGGACCACGATCTTGAGCCCAGGCACGCTCATGAACTGGGCATAGACCGTCTCCGAGTGCTGAGCGGCGGATTGTCCCAACGCGCCATAGACCGCGCGGAAGGTGATGGGAATGTCGGCCTGACCGCCGGACATGTAGCGCAGCTTCGCGGCCTGGTTGCATACCTGATCCCAACAGCAATAGAAAAAGCTGGCAAATTCGATTTCCACGATCGGTCGCATGCCGGCCATGGCCGCGCCAACACCAGCGCCAGCATAGCCGGCCTCAGAGATAGGCGCATTGCGAATCCGCTCCGGGCCGAATTCATCGGTCAAACCGCTGGTGGCACCAAAGGCACCAACCCACACATCGAGTCCCATCAGAAAGGTGAGGGGGTCGCGGCGGAGTTCTTCTCGAATCGCTTCGTTGATTGCCGTGATGTAGGAAATTTCTCGCATGGTTGGTCTCCTTTTTAAGCTGTTAGCTATTGCTGTCAGCTATTAGCCAGAGGGGGAAGAGTTGTTCTACCCTTCCTGCCTCCCTCCGATAATAGCTAACAGCCAAAAGCTGAAAGCTACGCCGCCGAAAACATATCCTCCAACGCTTCTTCCGGCGCCGGCAGCGGGCTATCGATGGCAAATTGTACGGCTTCCTCCAGGTCGCGTTTGACCTCGGCTTTGACGGCGTCCAGCTCCGCTTGAGTGAACATGCCATTGGCGGTGAACCGGCTCTCGAAGGAGATCAGCGGACAGCGCAGTTTCCACGCGGCGATCTCGTCCTGCGGACGATAGGCGCGTTTACCGAGAAACGCCTCTTCGCCAACCACGTGCCCTTCCCAGCGATAGGTTTTGCACTCGATCAATGACGGCCCGTCGCCGCGTCGCGCCCGTTCCACCGCCTGCACTGTCGTCTCGTAGACTTCGATCACGTCGTTGCCGTTGACGATGATGCCCGGCATATCGTGGCCACGCGCGCGGTCGGCGATATCTTTCACCGAGGTGACATCTTTCCCGGCAGTAAACTCGCCGTAAAGATTGTTTTCGCACACGTAGACAACCGGGAGCTTCCACGACGAAGCGATATTGAGGGACTCATGGAAAACGCCCTCGTTGGAAGCGCCGTCGCCGAAGAAGCAGACCGCGACCTGGCCGCTTTTCTTCATCTTCGCGGCCAGACCGGCGCCGGTAGCGATGGGCAAACCCGCGCCGACGATGCCATTAGCGCCGAGGATACCAATGCTGAAGTCGGCAATATGCATGGAACCGCCCTTGCCCTTGCAATAGCCGGTCTTCTTGCCGAACAGCTCGGCCACCATCGGTTTCAACCTGCCGCCCTTGGCCAGCAGGTGGCCGTGTCCTCGGTGAGTGCTGGTAATGTAATCCGTATCGGTCAGCGCGGCGCACACACCGGTGGCCGAGGCTTCCTCGCCGATCGAGACATGCACGAAGCCGGGTACCTTGCCCTCTTTGAACAGATCACGCAAACGTTCCTCGAACTGGCGGATCGTCTGCATGGTGCGGTACATTTTGAGTAATTTTTCTCTGCTGACATCTGCGGCCATATGCGCCTCCTCCTTTTTGCGCTTGGGGGTGAGAAGAGACTTGTTCATAATCCCAAACCGAGGGAGCGGTCAACCGCAGGGGGAAGGAAGGCGCTAGTAGTCTGTCCGGGTGATCCAGAGCAATGTCATTCCGAAAGGCCCCTCGACTTCGCTCGGGGTAAACTCCGCGACGAGGAATCTCACGCAGGCAGGACCAACACGAGATTCCTCGCCTCCATTGCATTGCGGCTCGGAATGACAACCCCTCATATTCTTGTGGACGAAGTACTGGGTCATAGCACCCCCAGCATCCCGTTACGACAGATTTTCTTTCAGCGTCGGCACTGCCACCACCGGTTCGATCTTCTCCACCTTCACCTTGGCGATCCGCCGTCCGTCCATATCGACAATCGTGAAGCGGAAGCCTTCGTGGGTAATGGCTTCTCCACCGCGAGGGATACGCTCCAGCCGGGCCAGAATGAAGCCGGCAATGGTGCGATACGAGGTAGTCTCCTGCAGCGGCAGACCATGCTGTTCCTCTAGGTCACTCAGCAATACGCCGCCTTCCACTAAGAGGATGCCGTCTTTCAACTGCTGAATCGGCTGTTCTTCATCGCTATCGAATTCGTCGCGAATCTCGCCGACGATCTCTTCCAAAATATCTTCAATCGTGGCAACGCCGATGATGGTGCCGAACTCGTTGACCACGATCGCCATATGCGCGCGGCGCACCTGAAGGTCGCTGAGCAAGTGGCTGATTTGCATCGAATCGGGCACAAAGTGCGCCGGATGCAGAAAATCCCGGAGCTGCGCAGTCTTGCCCTGTTCCTGAGCGCGCAGCAGTTCCTTGATGTGCACGATGCCAATGACACGTTCGAGGTCATCTTCATACACGGGCATCCGCGAGAACCCGCTTTCGATCATCCGGTGCAGGGCCTCGGCGCATGAAGTGCGGACTTCCAGGGCGTGGACCTCCGTACGCGGCGTCATGATTTCCCGTACCGACGTATCGGCGAACGCAAATACGCTGTGGATAAATTCCTTCTCGGTGTCGTCGAACACGCCTTGTTCCGCACCTTCTCGCACCATGAATTTGACTTCTTCCTCCGACACGAGCGCTTCGGTGGATTTGGCTCCACTGCCAGTCAAAAACAAAAGTACGTTCGACGAGGCGGTGAGCGCATGGACCACCCAAGAGAAGCTTCGGGAGAGAAAATCGAGCGGTCGCGCCACGGCACAGGCGATGCGCTCGGGATACCGCAGGGCCAAAGTTTTGGGCACCAGTTCCCCCAGCACGAGAGAAAGGTATGAAATGACAAGCACGACCAGACTCAAGGCGATGAACTCTCCCCATTCCTGCAAAAACTCCACTCCACTGGCTTGAAAATACGGCTTGAGGAACTCAATCGCGGACGCGCCACCCACGGCGGATGCGAGTGAACTCACCAGCGTGATGCCGATCTGAACGGTAGCCAGAAAGCGAGCAGAATCGTCTTTTAAGCGACTGACTACACGCGCGGAGGCGTGGCCTTCCTCAGCCAACTGGTCAATACGGCTGCGCCGCACAGAGACCACGGCAATCTCGGCGCCGGAGAAAAACCCATTGGCGAGAATCAGCATGAAAATAAAAGCGGCCTCAATCCAAAACTCCCCTGACATGGCCTATCCTCCTACCGTGCGCACCGTAGCACAAGCGAGGGAGGTACTCACGGGCGGATGGGAGAGGGAGCCCTCCGGGCTACTACACAACGCCCCGTAAACGGGGCTGAAAGCCGGCTTCAGCCGGCGTTGCCATGTAGCCCGGCGCTTCAGCGCCGGGGGAAAAGGATTTCGCCAACAGTCCGTAGGGGCGAGCAAAGCGAAAAAAATGTTCGGCTGGGGCGAAGCGCCTTTTTTTCCTCTCTCCCACCAGGGGAGAGAGGACCCAAACCGAGCCGACAACGAGCTACACCGTGAAGGGCCGCCCGGAAATCCCCTCTCCCTCGATGGGAGATGGCGAGGGAGAGGGTGTCCAACATGATCCGCCGTGGCTTTTCTCTGCTTCCCCCTCTCTCTGGCTCTCTCCCACGGAGGGGAGAGAGGAAAAAACGAGTCCGTTCCCGCACGAGGATGGTTATGCACCCCCGCCTTTGCCTCATCCCCGGAAAGCTGATAGCTGACTGCTGAGAGCTTCTCGGGAGGCGAAAGTTGAGCAAAAATGTTACTCATGGCGGCGGCATCGTTATCAGCGGCGCGCGACAGAATAATCTGAAAAATATCGACGTCACGATCCCTTTCAACCAGCTCACGGTGGTCACGGGCGTGAGCGGCTCGGGCAAATCGAGCCTCGCCTTCGACATCCTCTACGCCGAAGGGCAGCGGCGTTATGTCGAGAGCTTCTCGGCCTACGCCCGGCAATTTCTCGATCGCATGGATAAGCCCCACGTCGAGAAAATCGAAGGCATCCTGCCGGCGATCGCCATCGACCAGAACCGCCCGGTGCGCACCTCGCGCTCGACGGTCGGCACTATGACCGAGCTGCACGATCATCTCAAGCTGCTGTTTGCCAAGATCGGCGTGCTGTATTGTCGGCAATGCCAGCAACCGGTCGAACGCGATTCCGCCGAGTCAGTCTTTCGCAAAGTCTCGGCAACCTGGCCCGACGGCACGCGCTTCTTGGTGACGTTCTCGGTCTCGGCTCCGGCCTCGTTGCCCTGGGCGGAAGTGCGCGACGGCTTGCTGCGATCCGGTTTCCACCGCCTCGTCCACGAGCACGCGATTCTCGACATTCAAGAGTTGCACGAGCGCCCCACCGCTAGGCAAGAGCATTTCACCGTGCTGGTGGATCGTCTTACGCTGTCTTCGCGCGCCAAGAAACGGGTGCACGATTCCCTGGAACAGGCCTTCCGATATGGCAAAGGCCGGCTGACGCTTCTTTTCCCGGACGCCGACCATACCGAACAGGCGTTTTCCAACCAGCTCGAGTGTGCGGCGTGCCGCATTACTTACAAGGAGCCGGTCTCCAACATGTTCTCCTTCAACAGCCCCTTGGGAGCATGCGATTCCTGCCGCGGATTTGGCCGCACGATCGATGTTGACCTCGATCTCGTGGTTCCCGATCCCACGCTATCGGTCGAAGAGGGCGCTATTAAGCCCTGGCGGATCAGAGCCGCCCAATGGGAGCGGCGCGAGCTGCTGGCGTTCTGCCGGAAACAGAAGATTCCCGCCTCCACACCCTGGCAGGCGCTGAGCGAAGAACAGCGTCGCGCCATCATCGACGGCGACGGCGAGTACTACGGCGTGCGGGGGTGGTTCCGCTGGCTCGAAACCAAGACCTACAAGATGCACGTGCGCGTGTTTCTCGCCCGCTATCGTGGCTACTTCCACTGCGAAGCCTGCCACGGCGCGCGGCTCAAGCCGGAAGCCCTGCTCTACCGCGTGGGCGACAAAACGCTGGCGGAGATCAACCAACTCAGCGTCGGTGACTGTTACGCCTTCTTCCGCGATCTGCGCCTCAGTGCCTTTCAGGATCAAGTGGCGCATTTGATTCTCGAAGAAATTCGTAAACGTCTGCGCTATTTGGTCGAGGTCGGCGTCGAGTATCTCACGCTCGACCGTCAGTCACGCACGCTCTCTGGCGGCGAACTGGAGCGGGTCGATCTTACGACCGCGATCGGCTCGGCCTTGGTGAACACGTTGTACATTCTGGACGAGCCGTCGATCGGCTTGCACCCGCGCGATAGCCATCGCCTCGTGCAAATCCTCAAAGGCTTGCGCGACAACGGCAATACTGTGGTGGTGGTGGAACATGACCCGGAGATTATCCGCGAGGCGGACAACGTCCTCGACATGGGGCCGTTTGCCGGCGAAAAAGGCGGTGAGGTAGTATACTCCGGCCCCTACGCCCAACTGTTGCGCGATAAACGCTCACTGACCGGGCAGTATTTGTCCGGGCGCGTAGAGATCGCGGTTCCCAAGAAACGACGGGCACCTAAGGCTGGGCGGAGTTTGCGCGTACTCGGCGCGACCGCCAACAACTTGAAGAATATCGATGTCGAAATTCCCCTGGGCTGCATGGTGTGTATCACCGGCGTATCCGGCTCGGGGAAATCCACCCTGGTCGAGGACGTGCTCTATCGCGGCCTCAAGAAACGCAAGGGTACACCGGTTGGCATTCCCGGCCCTTGCCTGGACATCGTTGGCGGAGCACGCATCGCCGACGTGATCTTTGTGAACCAAGCACCCATCGGCACCACACCCCGCGCGAATCTGCTCACCTACACCAAAGCCTTCGATCCTTTGCGCCGGCTGCTCGCCGACACCGACTTGGCGCGGCTGCGCGGCTATACCGCTGGTACGTTCTCGTTCAACGTGGAAGGCGGGCGTTGCGACACCTGTAAGGGTGAAGGGTTCGAGAAAGTCGAGATGCAATTCCTCTCGGATGTCTATGTGCCGTGCCCCGAATGTCACGGCAAACGCTTCCGCGCCGAGGTCTTGGAAGTGGAACTGCGCGGCAAGAACTTGACTGAGATCATGAACTTTACCGTCTCCGAAGCGTTGGAGTTCTTTGCCGAGCAGGCGGAGATCGTACGGCGGCTGACACCGCTGGCGGCAGTAGGGCTCGACTACATGCGCTTGGGGCAGTCGCTGACGACCCTATCCGGTGGCGAGGCCCAGCGGCTCAAACTGGCGGCGCATCTGGGGCTGGAGCGGTCAGATGCAGCAGCGGCAACCCTCTTCATTTTCGACGAACCCACCACCGGGCTGCACTTCGCGGATATTCAGAAATTACTGACCGCTTTCAATCACTTGGCCGAACGCGGCCATTCCCTGGTTATCATCGAGCATAATTTAGAAGTGATTAAATGCTCGGACTATCTCATCGACCTTGGCCCCGAAGGTGGAGAAGGTGGCGGACGGATCATCGCCCAAGGCACGCCGGAAGCCGTCGCCCAGGTCAAGGAGTCGCATACCGGACGGTATCTATTGCAGGTGCTGGGGACGAAGCTAAAAGTCAAAAGTCAAAAGTTGAAAGCTAAAAGCCAAAAGCTAAAAGCTGCTTCCACTCCTCCACCGGCTATTTCTGTCGTTGGCGCAAAGGAACACAATTTACAGAATGTCTCCGTCGATATTCCGCGCGACGAGATGGTCGTGGTCACGGGACTGTCCGGTTCGGGCAAATCGACGCTGGTGTTCGACATCATTTATGCCGAGGGGCAGCGACGCTACATCGACAGTTTGTCGTCCTACTCCCGCCAGTTCATCAAAGTGATGGCGCGACCGAATGTAGACCTGCTGACCGGCATTCCGCCCACAGTCGCGATCGAACAACGCATGAGTCGCGGTGGGCGCAACTCGACCGTGGCGACAATCACAGAAATTTACCACTATCTGCGTCTGCTCTACGCCAAAGCCGGCGTGCAACACTGCGTCCCCTGCGGGCAGCCTTTGTCCGTGCAGAGCCGCAGTCAGATTGTCGACCATATTCGCGAAAACTTTTCCGAGCGGCACGTGGCGTTTCTGGCTCCGGTGGTGCGGGGACGCAAAGGGTTTCACAAAGATGTGCTGGCCGGAGCGCGCAAGCTCGGGTTCAAGCAAGCCCGGATCGACGGGCAGATGTCGCTGATTATCCAGGACATGAGTCTAGCCCGCTTCAAGGAACACGACATCGAAATTCTCGTGGGCGAAACCTCGGTCAACCGCGTGACGCCGGAGTTAGAAACCCTGTTAGCGACCGCGTTGCGTGTAGGCAACGGGACCGTGCAGATCGTCGGCAATGGCGAAGAACGCACCTACAGCGAGAAGTTGTTCTGCGTCCCGTGCGGTCTTGGCTACGAACTCCTCGACCCACGTCTTTTCTCCTTCAACAGCCGGCAAGGCGCGTGCCCAGAATGCGCCGGACTCGGCTCGCGCTGGGAATTCGACCCTGCGCTCGTCGTACCGGATCGTGCCAAATCGCTGGACGACGATGCTCTCTTGCCGTTGACACGAGCGGACTTCAAACGCGAACATAAGAAACTGTTACGTGAGTTAAAGAAGCAAGGCGTTCCGCTGAATCGCCCCTTCGGCGAGTTGACCGCAGAACAGCAGCACCTCACACTGGTCGGCGACGACAACAGCGTGCGCGGTGCCTTCGCTATCTTGAACGATGCCATGACGGCCAGCGAAGGTTCCGACGAAACGCTCTATCCCACGCAGTTTCTGACAGAAGTCCCCTGTCCGGCGTGTATGGGCACGCGCCTCAATCCGCGCGCGCGCGCAGTGCAGGTGTCCGGCAAAGGCATTTGGGAAGTCACGGCTCTGTCGGCGGTAGACTGCATGGCGCACATGGCCGAGTTGCCGCTCAACCCGCGCGAGACTTTGATTGCCGAGCCGATTCTGAAGGAGATCGTGCCGCGCCTCTCCTTCCTGAACGAAGTCGGGCTATCGTATCTTACGCTCGATCGCCGGGCCGACACGCTGTCCGGCGGCGAGGCGCAGCGCATCCGCTTGGCGGCGCAGTTGGGGTCGAATCTACGCGGCGTCTGTTACATTCTCGACGAGCCGACGATCGGTCTCCATCCGCGCGATAACACCCGACTGCTGCAAACCCTGCGCAATTTGCAACAGCGCGGCAATACCGTGTTGGTGGTCGAGCACGATGAGCAAACGATCCGGAGCGCCGACATCGTCGTCGATCTTGGCCCCGGTGCTGGTGTCCATGGCGGCAAAGTCATCGCGATGGGAACGCCGCGCGACTTACGCCGGAATCCGGACTCCGTGACCGGACGCTTCCTGGACTCCGCCCATCCGCGGCTCGGCCCCATCCGCCCGCTGGAAAACCGCCCGCACTTGTCGATTTTCGGCGTCCGTGAGCACAATCTGCGTGGCATCGATGTCCATCTGCCTCTTGGCGTGTGGGTCTGCGTCACCGGCGTGTCCGGCTCGGGCAAGAGCTCGCTGGTGCAAGAAGTGTTGGTGAAAGGTCTGAAAAAGAAGCTGGGGTCGTTTGTCGGACGTTCCGGAGTTCACGAGCGCATCGAAGGCACCGAGTCCATCGAACGCGTCGTGGAAGTGGATCAGACGCCCATCGGCAAAACCCCACGCTCGGTACCGGCCTCGTATGTCGGCTTCTGGGACGAAATGCGCAAGTTGTTCTCGATGCTGCCGGAGGCACGTGCCAAAGGGTATCTCCCGGGTCGCTTCTCCTTCAACGTCAAAGGTGGGAGGTGCGACACCTGCGTCGGGCAAGGCCAGATCAAAATGGAGATGAGCTTCCTGCCGGACGTGTATGTGACGTGCGAAACCTGCGGTGGGCAGCGCTACAACGAAGACACGCTGGATATTGCCTACAATGGCAAAAACATCGCCGATGTCTTGAAGATGACGATCGAGGAAGCAGCCACCTTCTTCCACGGAGTACCGAAGATCTCCGGGCCGCTGCGGCTGCTCGATGACATCGGCATGGGCTACATCACCTTGGGGCAGGCCAGTAATACCCTCTCCGGCGGCGAGGCCCAGCGCATCAAGTTAGCTTATGAACTGGCCAAGGAGTCGCGGGGCAAGACGCTTTATGTGTTGGATGAGCCCACGACCGGACTCCACTTCTCCGACATCGAAAAACTGATCCGCACCCTGCATCGCCTCGTGGATAAAGGCAACACCGTCGTGACGATCGAGCACAACCTCGACATCGTCAAAGAAGCGGACTACGTGCTCGACCTCGGTCCGGAAGGCGGCGCAGGTGGTGGGCAAATCGTCGTCTGCGGTTCGCCCGCCGAGATTCTCAAGGCCGAGCTTTACTCGCATACGGCGCGATGTTTGAAGGAGTATCTTCAGGAAGGATAGCAGAGACGGGAGCGATGCTCCCGGGCATCTACTTGCGCAAAAAAGCGAAGAGAAGACCTGCGATCACGCCAACCTGGCCAAGCCAGAAAATAAACATCCACTGTAATGAGGCTCGCGCGCAGGTCGTGCATCTCCACACGGAGCTTGGCAAACTCGTCGTGCAGATCGACAATGACCGCCATGGCTCAGTTTTTCCTCTCGGCGGCGTTTGTAGCATACTGAGCGAGGAAACGGTATAAGCGTGGAGTGCTCTTTTCTTTTCGCAGAGAGCAACTGAGGGGAGGAGAACTCACGATGAAGTCGAACGGTCACGAGATCAAAGTCGAGGTCCGAGATTTGGAAAAAGAGGCCGAGGGGTATTTTCTCAAGGCGATCGAGATCGCGCAACGGCAACAAGCGAAATCCTTGGAGTTGCGCACGATGCTCAGTCTTGCGCGCTTATGGCAGAAGCAAGGAAAACAAAAGGAGGCGCGCAAGAGACTCGTCGAGATCTACGGCTGGTTTACCGAAGGGTTCGATACCGCCGACTTGCAAGAGGCAAAGGCGCTGATCGAGGAATTGGCTACCACTTAACGCTCTCGGGATTTCCTTTGTAGAGCGACCGCACGAAGGAAATAATCTTCCAGGTTTGATCGTCGGAGAGCAGACTTTTGAAGGGTGGCATGGTGCCTTTGCCGTCGCGGATCTGAGCGAGCAGAGTGAGGTCGGACCCGTCTCCAGTCTGCCAAGTCTCGTCGGTGAGATTAGGTCCCATGCCACCGCCACCTCTCATGCCGTGGCAAGCGTAGCAGTTGAATTTCTTGTAGAGGGCTTCGCCCTCGGCGATCGGTTCCGCTTTCCCCGTATAAGGGTTGAGCTTTTGCGGCGCCACGCCATTTTGCTGACTGCGTGCCAGAGGAGAAAATAACAGGAGCAACCCGAACACGCAGAAGAGTTTGCCGACAGCGGACCGCGGGCGACAGCGAAGACGAACCGATGAAAAAGGTTGTTGTCGATACATACTGGAGTTCTCGTCATTGCAGGAGCAGCGGCACACCATACTCCGCGAGCAGCGTGCGAATATCGGTCGCCTTTCGTTGTAACATATCATTGAGCCGAGTTTTCAATGCCTCATCCTGTCGCCTGACGCCAAGGGCAATGCTGTACGATAACGGCAACGTCGGAGAATTTTCTTCAGTCGGAACAGGCGTCAGCATCAGCGGTAAGGTTTGCTGCTTGGCGAAATAGCCGGCGATCGGACCCCAGACAATCGCTACGTCGATTTCCTCATCGGCCACCGCTCGAATAATCTTGCCTGGCGGGCTGTCCTCGGCATAGTTCCCGAACACGCTATAGCCGACCACATTGTTCACAATACCCTTGGCGGCAAGCACATGCGCGGGCGGGCTGTTCATGTAATCGTCTCCGATGAGATGCACGCCGATCTTCAATTGACGCAGCTCCGGAGCATCGAACGAGGCGATCCGGTAGGCCGCTTTTTGCGGATGGACGAAGACATAGGTCGAACGATAGTACGGCTGCGTAGTAAGGACAGGACCGAAGCCCGCCGGCACGCCCATGACCACATCGCACACCCCGGCATCGAGGGTGTTGCGGAGGAAGCCGCGCCGTTGCGGCCACCAGGTATATTGAAGTTCGCGGTGAAATTCCTGAGCGAGGAGTGCGGCGAGCTTATTCTCGAATCCTTGTTGCTGCCGATTGGAAAAAGGCAGATTGTTGGGGTCGGCACAGACGCGGAAGGCGTCACGTTCGCCGGGCGGTTCGGCACTCCATGCCGAAGTCACGCTCGCGAGGACGGCAAACAACAGTAGCAGTAGGCGGAAAATAAACATCAGTCTCGTGCAAAAAGGGAGCAAGGCAGCCATCGCCCCCTCCGTGGCAGGGGGTCAATACTGTTCGGCACTCGTTATGCACGCACGCTGGTGGGTCCTCTCTCCCCTGGCGGGAGAGAGTCAGAGAGAGGGGGCAGCGCAGAAGAGCACAGCGGATGGGGTCTGACACCCTCTCCCTCGCCCTCTCCCATCGAGGGAGAGGGGAACACCAGGCGCTCCCTCAGCCACGGCAAAATTCGAGCCGAACACTACTGAGGCAGAGTTTGCTTTTTCGCGACCTGTTTCGCGCCCCCGTCGAGCGCAAACACATAGAGCATGCCGCCTTTGTTAGTGTCTTTCCCCAAGTCGGCAAAAGCGCCGACGGCACCAAGTGCGGCAGTGGGATCGTCGAGCGCCAGATCCGCAGCCACCACCGCTCCCGACCAGCCGCCAATACCGGATAAGATGGCGACGTACTGTTTGCCGTCCGGGCCAATGTAGGTCATGGGCGAACCGATGACGCCGGAGCCGAGCTTAAAGTTCCACAGTTCTTTACCCTCCCGCGCATCGACGGCACGGAACCAACCGTCCATGGTGCCGTAGAACACCACATCGCCAGCCGTCGAGAGAGCGCCGCCCCACGCCGACCATTTCTCCTTGATGGTCCACTTTCGCTCGCCGGTCGTCGGGTCCCAA is a genomic window of Deltaproteobacteria bacterium containing:
- the uvrA gene encoding excinuclease ABC subunit UvrA; this encodes MSKNVTHGGGIVISGARQNNLKNIDVTIPFNQLTVVTGVSGSGKSSLAFDILYAEGQRRYVESFSAYARQFLDRMDKPHVEKIEGILPAIAIDQNRPVRTSRSTVGTMTELHDHLKLLFAKIGVLYCRQCQQPVERDSAESVFRKVSATWPDGTRFLVTFSVSAPASLPWAEVRDGLLRSGFHRLVHEHAILDIQELHERPTARQEHFTVLVDRLTLSSRAKKRVHDSLEQAFRYGKGRLTLLFPDADHTEQAFSNQLECAACRITYKEPVSNMFSFNSPLGACDSCRGFGRTIDVDLDLVVPDPTLSVEEGAIKPWRIRAAQWERRELLAFCRKQKIPASTPWQALSEEQRRAIIDGDGEYYGVRGWFRWLETKTYKMHVRVFLARYRGYFHCEACHGARLKPEALLYRVGDKTLAEINQLSVGDCYAFFRDLRLSAFQDQVAHLILEEIRKRLRYLVEVGVEYLTLDRQSRTLSGGELERVDLTTAIGSALVNTLYILDEPSIGLHPRDSHRLVQILKGLRDNGNTVVVVEHDPEIIREADNVLDMGPFAGEKGGEVVYSGPYAQLLRDKRSLTGQYLSGRVEIAVPKKRRAPKAGRSLRVLGATANNLKNIDVEIPLGCMVCITGVSGSGKSTLVEDVLYRGLKKRKGTPVGIPGPCLDIVGGARIADVIFVNQAPIGTTPRANLLTYTKAFDPLRRLLADTDLARLRGYTAGTFSFNVEGGRCDTCKGEGFEKVEMQFLSDVYVPCPECHGKRFRAEVLEVELRGKNLTEIMNFTVSEALEFFAEQAEIVRRLTPLAAVGLDYMRLGQSLTTLSGGEAQRLKLAAHLGLERSDAAAATLFIFDEPTTGLHFADIQKLLTAFNHLAERGHSLVIIEHNLEVIKCSDYLIDLGPEGGEGGGRIIAQGTPEAVAQVKESHTGRYLLQVLGTKLKVKSQKLKAKSQKLKAASTPPPAISVVGAKEHNLQNVSVDIPRDEMVVVTGLSGSGKSTLVFDIIYAEGQRRYIDSLSSYSRQFIKVMARPNVDLLTGIPPTVAIEQRMSRGGRNSTVATITEIYHYLRLLYAKAGVQHCVPCGQPLSVQSRSQIVDHIRENFSERHVAFLAPVVRGRKGFHKDVLAGARKLGFKQARIDGQMSLIIQDMSLARFKEHDIEILVGETSVNRVTPELETLLATALRVGNGTVQIVGNGEERTYSEKLFCVPCGLGYELLDPRLFSFNSRQGACPECAGLGSRWEFDPALVVPDRAKSLDDDALLPLTRADFKREHKKLLRELKKQGVPLNRPFGELTAEQQHLTLVGDDNSVRGAFAILNDAMTASEGSDETLYPTQFLTEVPCPACMGTRLNPRARAVQVSGKGIWEVTALSAVDCMAHMAELPLNPRETLIAEPILKEIVPRLSFLNEVGLSYLTLDRRADTLSGGEAQRIRLAAQLGSNLRGVCYILDEPTIGLHPRDNTRLLQTLRNLQQRGNTVLVVEHDEQTIRSADIVVDLGPGAGVHGGKVIAMGTPRDLRRNPDSVTGRFLDSAHPRLGPIRPLENRPHLSIFGVREHNLRGIDVHLPLGVWVCVTGVSGSGKSSLVQEVLVKGLKKKLGSFVGRSGVHERIEGTESIERVVEVDQTPIGKTPRSVPASYVGFWDEMRKLFSMLPEARAKGYLPGRFSFNVKGGRCDTCVGQGQIKMEMSFLPDVYVTCETCGGQRYNEDTLDIAYNGKNIADVLKMTIEEAATFFHGVPKISGPLRLLDDIGMGYITLGQASNTLSGGEAQRIKLAYELAKESRGKTLYVLDEPTTGLHFSDIEKLIRTLHRLVDKGNTVVTIEHNLDIVKEADYVLDLGPEGGAGGGQIVVCGSPAEILKAELYSHTARCLKEYLQEG
- a CDS encoding cytochrome c produces the protein MYRQQPFSSVRLRCRPRSAVGKLFCVFGLLLLFSPLARSQQNGVAPQKLNPYTGKAEPIAEGEALYKKFNCYACHGMRGGGGMGPNLTDETWQTGDGSDLTLLAQIRDGKGTMPPFKSLLSDDQTWKIISFVRSLYKGNPESVKW
- a CDS encoding quinoprotein dehydrogenase-associated putative ABC transporter substrate-binding protein; protein product: MAALLPFCTRLMFIFRLLLLLFAVLASVTSAWSAEPPGERDAFRVCADPNNLPFSNRQQQGFENKLAALLAQEFHRELQYTWWPQRRGFLRNTLDAGVCDVVMGVPAGFGPVLTTQPYYRSTYVFVHPQKAAYRIASFDAPELRQLKIGVHLIGDDYMNSPPAHVLAAKGIVNNVVGYSVFGNYAEDSPPGKIIRAVADEEIDVAIVWGPIAGYFAKQQTLPLMLTPVPTEENSPTLPLSYSIALGVRRQDEALKTRLNDMLQRKATDIRTLLAEYGVPLLLQ